One window of Chryseobacterium indologenes genomic DNA carries:
- the msrB gene encoding peptide-methionine (R)-S-oxide reductase MsrB, with amino-acid sequence MKFLVSITLLFSLQACTQKYEPIKTSPMENTEAKNNPYYSRTDTTKLNVSNDEWKKILAPDLYAIAREAATERAFTGKYNEFDEIGEYYCAVCGNHLFRSTSKFSSSCGWPSFFEADKEGVYYVRDQSYGMDRVEVLCKRCDSHLGHVFDDGPKPTGLRYCMNSVSLEFVADTQK; translated from the coding sequence ATGAAATTTTTAGTTTCAATCACCCTATTATTTTCTCTGCAGGCATGTACGCAGAAATACGAACCTATTAAAACCTCCCCTATGGAAAATACAGAAGCAAAAAACAATCCATACTATTCCAGAACAGATACTACAAAACTTAATGTTTCCAATGATGAATGGAAAAAAATCCTCGCGCCAGACTTGTATGCAATCGCCAGAGAAGCGGCAACAGAAAGAGCTTTTACCGGAAAATATAATGAGTTTGACGAGATCGGAGAATATTATTGCGCGGTGTGCGGAAATCACCTGTTCCGCTCTACATCCAAATTTTCCAGCAGCTGTGGCTGGCCAAGTTTCTTTGAAGCGGATAAGGAAGGAGTTTATTATGTGAGAGATCAGTCTTATGGAATGGATAGAGTAGAGGTTCTTTGCAAAAGATGTGACTCCCATCTTGGACATGTTTTCGATGATGGCCCGAAGCCTACAGGACTGCGTTACTGTATGAATTCTGTGAGCCTGGAATTTGTGGCGGATACTCAAAAATAA
- a CDS encoding murein L,D-transpeptidase catalytic domain family protein — protein MKGFYSVLGLVYMVTTSFYISPRMAVKSENVNTTKTEKVAETKSEKSTTAVSSSEALYQSIAFDPEHELNYEVFSKALTGYENLKKAGLLTQDSHLLTICDFSMSSNTKRLWIIDLEDKKVLFNSLVAHGKNTGEEFATNFSNRESSLQSSLGFYITDATYQGDNGYSLKLLGMDKGFNDAAYRRAIVLHGADYVSDAFAAMHKRIGRSWGCPAVPRELTQSIINTIKGKNCLFIYYPDQNYLSSSEWLKA, from the coding sequence ATGAAAGGATTTTATAGCGTATTAGGCCTTGTTTACATGGTGACGACTTCATTCTACATTTCTCCAAGAATGGCGGTGAAAAGTGAGAATGTCAATACAACGAAAACAGAAAAAGTAGCTGAAACGAAATCTGAGAAGAGCACAACAGCTGTATCTTCATCAGAAGCACTATACCAATCAATTGCATTTGATCCTGAACATGAATTGAATTATGAAGTGTTCTCAAAAGCATTGACTGGGTATGAAAATTTAAAAAAAGCAGGATTGCTTACCCAAGACTCGCATTTATTAACTATTTGCGATTTTTCTATGTCTTCTAACACAAAAAGACTTTGGATCATTGATCTGGAAGACAAAAAAGTTCTGTTCAACTCATTGGTAGCACACGGAAAAAATACAGGCGAAGAATTTGCGACGAATTTTTCTAACAGGGAAAGTTCGTTACAGAGCAGTTTAGGATTTTATATCACGGATGCAACCTATCAGGGTGACAACGGATATTCTCTGAAGTTATTGGGAATGGATAAAGGGTTTAATGATGCGGCTTACAGAAGAGCAATTGTATTACATGGTGCTGATTATGTAAGCGATGCATTTGCAGCCATGCACAAAAGAATCGGAAGAAGCTGGGGATGTCCCGCGGTTCCAAGAGAACTGACACAGTCTATCATCAATACGATTAAAGGTAAAAACTGTCTGTTCATCTATTATCCCGACCAGAATTATCTTTCTTCCTCAGAATGGTTGAAAGCATAA
- a CDS encoding HAMP domain-containing sensor histidine kinase: protein MKIATRTALIYSILTAGILFLFAYVLYFVSEKNREDEFNDRLGYKVIWRSEFIFDVRISDEKIRELHQRNQKLLNEADISVYNSKKELTFTDVPPLKSNEKYLDKIIRSNKNRIFWHQGDRQYIAIQFHSNGEKYYIIGSAVDVTGKAHISEFKKDIIIIYISSIVIIFIIGFLFSYYTLKPLKDIILQIRDISEHNLNKRLDIPKAKDEIYELTETFNSTFNRLEKSFNNHKQFVTTISHEFRTPLSTLIAELELAKELNVTLDDYKLSIDNALQDANDASELSSALLDFARASYDVSQISFTNLRLDEILAEAKLALLQKNAGYKIGINYMGNASDDDENNYDFHGNPYLLQVAFSNLIENACKYSADKSCHIEIETNSDHIKIRFIDHGIGISEKDLLKIFDLFYRGSNKNFEKGNGIGLSIVKRIIEIHEGKLTIDSEVSKGSVFTVTFPSKK from the coding sequence ATGAAAATAGCAACCAGAACAGCACTCATTTATTCTATCCTTACCGCAGGCATTTTATTTTTGTTTGCTTATGTTCTCTATTTTGTATCTGAAAAGAACAGGGAGGATGAGTTTAACGACCGTTTAGGATATAAGGTGATCTGGAGGTCAGAATTTATCTTCGATGTCAGAATCAGTGATGAAAAAATCCGTGAGCTTCACCAGCGTAACCAAAAGTTGCTTAATGAGGCAGACATCAGTGTTTATAACAGTAAAAAAGAGCTAACTTTCACGGATGTTCCTCCTCTCAAAAGCAATGAAAAATATCTGGATAAAATTATCAGATCCAATAAAAACAGAATATTCTGGCATCAGGGCGACCGTCAGTATATTGCCATTCAGTTTCACTCAAACGGAGAAAAATATTATATCATTGGAAGTGCAGTAGATGTCACAGGAAAAGCCCATATTTCTGAGTTTAAAAAAGATATTATCATTATTTATATCAGTTCCATTGTCATCATTTTTATTATAGGATTTCTTTTTTCATACTATACCCTTAAGCCTTTAAAGGATATTATCCTCCAGATCCGCGATATTTCGGAGCATAATCTGAATAAACGGCTGGATATTCCCAAAGCAAAAGATGAGATTTATGAACTGACTGAAACTTTTAATTCTACCTTCAACAGGCTGGAAAAATCTTTTAATAATCACAAACAATTCGTCACCACCATTTCTCATGAATTCCGGACTCCTCTTTCCACCTTAATTGCAGAGCTGGAGCTTGCCAAGGAACTGAATGTAACACTGGATGACTATAAGCTTTCTATTGACAATGCCCTGCAGGATGCCAATGATGCGTCGGAGCTTTCTTCTGCTTTGTTGGATTTCGCCAGAGCCAGCTATGATGTATCACAGATCAGTTTTACCAATCTGCGTCTGGATGAAATTTTAGCAGAAGCCAAGCTTGCATTGCTGCAGAAAAATGCTGGCTACAAAATAGGGATCAATTATATGGGTAATGCGTCAGATGATGATGAAAACAATTATGATTTTCATGGTAATCCTTACCTGCTGCAGGTTGCTTTTTCTAACCTGATAGAGAATGCCTGTAAATATTCAGCAGACAAAAGCTGCCATATTGAAATAGAGACCAACTCGGACCATATAAAAATCCGTTTTATTGATCATGGGATTGGTATTTCAGAAAAGGATCTTTTGAAAATTTTTGATTTGTTTTACCGAGGTTCCAATAAGAATTTCGAAAAAGGAAACGGTATTGGTCTTTCCATTGTAAAAAGGATTATAGAAATACACGAAGGCAAATTGACGATCGATTCTGAAGTGTCAAAAGGGAGTGTATTTACTGTAACATTTCCCTCCAAAAAATAA
- a CDS encoding response regulator transcription factor: protein MKILIVEDNSRVSSLLKRGLESQEYQVYISEDAEDAIVLLNKISFDLAITDIMLPKMSGIDLCKLIKEKYPDLPIIMLTALGTIDEKIEGFDAGADDYMVKPFEIRELYVRIKAILQRRSARNKEAYLTDLEYHDLKIDKKFNRVFRNRTEIELTPKEFKLLVFLVNNAERILTREEIAENVWGNHFDTGTNYIDVYIAYLRKKIDKNFDHKLIHTKPGVGFIFASQL, encoded by the coding sequence ATGAAAATTTTAATTGTAGAAGATAATTCGCGTGTTTCAAGTCTTTTGAAAAGAGGGCTGGAGAGCCAGGAATATCAGGTGTATATTTCGGAAGATGCAGAAGATGCTATTGTCCTGCTGAATAAAATATCTTTCGATCTGGCGATTACAGATATTATGCTGCCAAAAATGAGCGGTATTGATCTATGCAAACTGATCAAAGAGAAATACCCTGATCTTCCCATCATTATGCTCACCGCTCTGGGCACGATTGATGAGAAAATTGAAGGATTTGACGCCGGAGCAGATGATTATATGGTAAAACCTTTTGAAATCAGGGAACTTTACGTAAGAATCAAAGCCATTCTGCAAAGAAGATCAGCCAGAAATAAAGAAGCATATCTGACCGATCTTGAATATCACGACCTGAAGATTGATAAAAAATTCAACAGGGTTTTCAGAAACAGAACGGAAATAGAACTCACTCCCAAAGAATTTAAACTCCTGGTATTTCTGGTAAACAATGCCGAAAGAATTCTTACCCGTGAAGAGATTGCAGAAAATGTCTGGGGAAATCATTTTGACACAGGAACCAATTATATTGATGTCTACATTGCTTATTTACGGAAAAAGATTGATAAAAATTTTGATCATAAACTGATTCACACCAAACCCGGAGTAGGATTTATTTTCGCTTCACAATTATGA
- a CDS encoding porin: MKTTSFKTAIALFSLVGLMGKLEAQKKNDFNNPGLTHYFNEEHSRYISLSGYAELWARYTQLNPGSLVNNEAKSDLSDLSLRRVRVKMTYKPTEKLMFVLQGGTTNVNVNAKGSNYFDLLDAYAEYAFNDKIAFGAGRSTWRGLSRFTTGPLNTLLYDLPAYATSNAGTTDYTVRELSAYIKGQLGRFDYRLVVADPYTMATSDPKLNVASFSKNSPGKDFSGYFRYAFLDKENISTPFNSGTYVGKKNVLSLGAGFDYIHNALWHLDTGKNTVNDDMKSFAVDLFYDAPLNKEKGTSISAYGMAMHNDYGPNYIRYVGTNNPATSVDVTQASLNGAGNAMPVIGTGNTYYVQLGGTLPYLDKEKKNLQLQPAVGMQLSDLKGLHDNAVIYDAGISLLMNGMSSRLTFDAQNRPVYTNDPSNNAVVSDRKWQFVLKYRIDFN, encoded by the coding sequence ATGAAGACTACCTCTTTCAAAACTGCAATTGCTTTGTTTTCCTTAGTGGGACTCATGGGAAAATTAGAAGCTCAGAAAAAAAATGACTTTAATAACCCCGGATTGACCCATTACTTCAATGAAGAACACTCACGATATATTTCTCTTAGCGGATATGCAGAATTGTGGGCCAGATATACACAGCTTAACCCCGGAAGCCTTGTCAATAATGAGGCAAAATCGGATTTGTCTGACCTGTCTCTTCGAAGAGTTCGTGTAAAAATGACTTATAAGCCCACCGAAAAGCTGATGTTTGTTTTGCAGGGAGGAACCACCAATGTGAATGTAAATGCTAAAGGAAGTAATTATTTTGACCTTCTGGATGCTTATGCTGAATATGCTTTTAATGATAAGATTGCTTTTGGTGCAGGGCGTTCCACATGGCGCGGTCTTTCAAGATTTACCACAGGACCTCTGAATACGCTGTTATACGATCTACCAGCTTATGCAACATCCAATGCAGGGACTACAGATTATACAGTAAGAGAACTGAGTGCCTATATTAAAGGACAGCTTGGAAGATTTGACTACCGATTGGTGGTGGCCGATCCTTATACCATGGCAACTTCAGATCCGAAACTGAATGTAGCTTCATTCAGTAAAAATTCTCCGGGAAAAGACTTCTCCGGGTATTTCAGATATGCTTTTTTAGATAAAGAGAATATTTCTACACCTTTTAATTCCGGAACCTATGTAGGAAAAAAGAATGTATTGAGCCTGGGGGCTGGTTTTGATTACATTCACAATGCATTATGGCATCTGGATACAGGCAAAAATACAGTAAATGATGATATGAAGAGCTTTGCGGTAGATTTATTTTATGATGCACCGCTGAACAAAGAAAAAGGAACGTCAATAAGCGCATATGGAATGGCGATGCACAACGACTATGGACCCAATTATATCCGGTATGTAGGAACCAATAATCCTGCAACTTCTGTAGATGTTACACAAGCAAGTCTGAATGGAGCAGGAAATGCAATGCCTGTTATCGGAACCGGAAATACTTATTATGTGCAATTGGGAGGAACGCTTCCATATCTTGATAAAGAAAAGAAAAACCTGCAGCTCCAGCCTGCTGTAGGAATGCAGCTATCTGATCTGAAAGGACTTCATGACAATGCAGTGATTTATGATGCCGGAATCTCCCTGCTGATGAACGGAATGTCTTCCCGGTTAACCTTTGACGCCCAGAACAGACCAGTTTATACCAATGATCCCTCAAACAATGCTGTAGTTTCTGACCGGAAATGGCAGTTTGTCCTTAAATACAGAATAGATTTTAATTAA
- a CDS encoding Dabb family protein: protein MERRKFLFRSVQASALLLVSGNMFASALPMFNPIKKKKMYFHYLLFWLRKDLSESEVKEFENFFEGLKKLPYQKNLRYGKPAASTPRSVLDSTFTYNASMEFDSLEELEAYGKLPEHLVLVQKYKPFFERMLVYDTVYN from the coding sequence ATGGAAAGAAGAAAATTTTTATTCCGCTCAGTACAGGCTTCTGCCCTGCTGCTGGTTTCAGGAAATATGTTTGCCTCTGCTTTACCCATGTTTAACCCTATAAAAAAGAAAAAAATGTACTTCCATTATTTGTTGTTTTGGCTTAGAAAAGATCTTTCGGAGTCTGAAGTAAAAGAATTTGAAAATTTTTTTGAAGGTCTTAAAAAGCTTCCTTATCAGAAAAATCTCCGTTATGGAAAGCCTGCCGCTTCCACCCCGAGAAGTGTTTTAGACAGCACATTTACCTATAATGCTTCTATGGAATTCGATAGTTTGGAGGAACTTGAAGCGTATGGAAAACTTCCCGAACATCTGGTTTTGGTTCAGAAATATAAACCCTTTTTTGAAAGAATGCTGGTTTACGATACTGTTTATAATTAA
- the fabF gene encoding beta-ketoacyl-ACP synthase II: MKRVVITGLGAVTPLGNNVEEFWQNSINGVSGANQITHFDTEKFKVHFACEVKNFDPKLHLTHNEIKRSDLFSQYAMYSTAEALKDSGLELENMDPFDVGVIWGTGQGGMWTFESEVMNFAAGDGTPRFNPFFVPKFIANMASGMISMKYGLQGINYTTVSACATGNTALMDAFNYIRLGKAKVIVSGGSEAAISPASIGGFSIMKAMSTRNDDFATASRPYDAERDGFVMGEGSGTLILEEYEHAKARGAKIYAELVGAAMTADAYHMTAPHPDGVGAIKAMQLALHEAGINTDDIDYINPHATSTPLGDLVELNGINKLFKGSKNLDISATKSMTGHLLGAAGAVEAILSIKAIQNGIIPPTINLHSIDENIPQDINIVFGEAKEKDITYALSNAFGFGGHNATVVFKKFS, translated from the coding sequence ATGAAGAGAGTTGTCATTACAGGTCTTGGCGCGGTGACGCCTTTGGGAAATAATGTCGAAGAATTTTGGCAAAACAGTATCAATGGGGTGAGTGGAGCAAATCAGATTACCCATTTCGATACGGAAAAATTTAAAGTACATTTTGCTTGTGAGGTTAAAAATTTTGATCCAAAACTCCATTTAACACACAACGAAATCAAAAGAAGTGATCTATTCTCACAATATGCTATGTACTCCACCGCAGAGGCACTGAAAGATTCAGGACTTGAATTGGAAAATATGGATCCGTTTGATGTAGGTGTTATCTGGGGAACAGGACAAGGTGGAATGTGGACTTTCGAGAGTGAAGTCATGAATTTTGCAGCCGGTGACGGAACGCCAAGATTCAATCCTTTCTTTGTTCCGAAATTCATCGCCAATATGGCATCAGGAATGATTTCTATGAAATATGGCTTGCAGGGAATTAATTATACTACAGTTTCTGCATGTGCAACAGGAAATACGGCGTTGATGGATGCTTTCAACTATATCCGTCTTGGAAAAGCAAAAGTCATTGTAAGCGGTGGTTCTGAAGCTGCTATTTCTCCTGCCTCTATCGGTGGATTTTCCATTATGAAAGCCATGTCTACAAGAAATGATGATTTCGCGACAGCCAGTCGTCCTTACGATGCAGAGAGAGACGGTTTTGTAATGGGTGAAGGTTCAGGAACATTGATTCTTGAAGAGTATGAACACGCTAAAGCAAGAGGAGCAAAAATATATGCGGAATTGGTAGGAGCAGCCATGACAGCTGATGCTTATCATATGACGGCACCTCATCCGGATGGAGTGGGCGCAATTAAAGCTATGCAACTAGCACTTCATGAAGCTGGAATCAACACAGATGATATTGATTATATTAATCCTCATGCTACATCTACTCCTCTTGGAGATCTTGTTGAGCTCAATGGAATTAATAAATTATTTAAAGGAAGCAAAAACCTGGATATCAGTGCCACAAAATCCATGACAGGCCACCTGTTAGGAGCTGCGGGAGCTGTAGAGGCCATTCTTTCTATTAAAGCCATTCAAAATGGAATTATTCCTCCAACAATCAATCTTCACAGCATTGATGAGAATATTCCGCAGGATATCAATATTGTCTTTGGAGAAGCAAAAGAAAAAGATATTACCTATGCTTTAAGTAATGCCTTTGGGTTTGGAGGTCATAATGCCACCGTAGTATTTAAGAAATTCAGTTAA
- a CDS encoding PaaI family thioesterase — protein MDRLAQLQQFIGKEFDQSPSPFMKWLNPIVLSVKEGQLEFQYTVRPEWLNPIGNLHGGVTAAIVDDIIGATMFSLNENSFITTINNVIDYFSTAKENDNIVAETKIIKRGKQFVNAQCEIWNADKTRLIARGTSNLFKINN, from the coding sequence ATGGATAGATTAGCACAATTACAGCAATTCATCGGAAAAGAATTTGATCAGTCACCATCTCCTTTTATGAAATGGCTGAACCCAATTGTTCTTTCCGTTAAAGAAGGCCAACTGGAATTTCAATATACGGTAAGACCGGAGTGGCTGAATCCTATAGGAAATCTTCACGGCGGCGTTACCGCTGCTATTGTTGATGATATTATTGGCGCCACCATGTTTTCTTTAAATGAAAATTCTTTCATTACCACTATAAATAATGTCATAGATTATTTTTCAACTGCAAAAGAAAATGATAATATTGTAGCTGAAACTAAAATCATTAAAAGAGGTAAGCAATTCGTAAATGCACAATGCGAAATATGGAATGCAGATAAAACACGATTAATCGCAAGAGGAACCTCGAATTTATTCAAAATCAATAACTAA
- a CDS encoding acetyl-CoA C-acetyltransferase, whose amino-acid sequence METKKVAIIGYNRIPFARMNTAYSEQGNQDLLLASLNGLIERYHLKGKRLGEVAGGAVIKHISESNLIRETVMNTTLDPATPACDLQQACDTGIEAAIYIGNKIALGQIDCGIACGVEAMSNIPFESSPRLRKALLKANKEKSAFGKLKQLLSPKLKDWMPIPYKGQEPKTGLVMGEHTEITAKYYNISREEQDQLALKSHQNMAKAYDEGFFNDMITPAFGLDKDNNIRRDSSIEKLSQLKPAFDKQNGTLTAGNSTPFTDGASAVLLASEEWAKANNLPVLAYITFSELAGIEYVENKQDLLLAPVFAAERMLKKAGMNLSDFDYYEIHEAFAAQVLATIKIWENDDLAKKFGLEKALGKIDRSKLNVKGGSLAAAHPFAATGGRIIATLAKLLHEKGSGKGFISICAARGQGVTMILEK is encoded by the coding sequence ATGGAAACAAAAAAAGTGGCTATCATAGGATACAACAGAATTCCTTTCGCCAGAATGAATACCGCTTATTCAGAACAGGGAAACCAGGATCTGCTGCTCGCATCTCTGAACGGATTGATAGAACGTTATCACCTTAAAGGGAAAAGGCTCGGAGAAGTCGCCGGAGGTGCTGTTATCAAACATATTTCTGAAAGCAACCTCATCAGGGAAACCGTAATGAATACCACTCTTGATCCTGCAACTCCTGCATGTGATCTTCAGCAGGCGTGCGATACAGGAATTGAGGCGGCCATTTACATTGGAAATAAAATTGCTCTTGGCCAGATAGACTGTGGTATTGCTTGTGGCGTAGAAGCAATGAGCAATATTCCGTTTGAATCTTCGCCTCGATTAAGAAAAGCTTTGTTAAAGGCGAATAAAGAAAAATCAGCATTCGGGAAATTAAAACAACTGCTAAGCCCGAAACTGAAAGACTGGATGCCTATTCCTTATAAAGGACAGGAGCCTAAAACAGGTCTTGTCATGGGTGAACACACAGAAATCACTGCAAAATATTACAATATTTCCAGAGAAGAACAGGATCAATTAGCGTTAAAAAGTCATCAGAATATGGCAAAAGCTTATGATGAGGGCTTCTTTAATGATATGATCACTCCCGCTTTTGGTCTGGATAAAGATAATAACATACGCCGTGACAGCAGTATTGAAAAATTATCACAGCTGAAACCCGCTTTCGATAAGCAAAACGGAACTTTAACAGCAGGAAATTCTACACCGTTTACGGATGGAGCTTCAGCCGTTTTACTTGCCAGTGAAGAATGGGCAAAAGCCAACAATCTTCCTGTTTTAGCTTATATAACCTTTTCAGAATTGGCAGGGATAGAATATGTTGAAAATAAACAGGATTTACTTTTAGCACCCGTTTTTGCTGCAGAAAGAATGCTTAAAAAAGCTGGGATGAATCTCTCAGATTTTGATTATTACGAAATCCATGAAGCCTTTGCTGCACAGGTTTTGGCCACCATAAAAATCTGGGAAAACGATGACCTTGCTAAAAAATTCGGATTAGAAAAGGCGCTGGGTAAGATTGACAGAAGTAAGCTGAATGTAAAAGGAGGAAGCCTTGCTGCAGCCCATCCTTTTGCCGCAACAGGAGGAAGAATTATCGCAACGCTGGCAAAATTACTTCACGAAAAAGGCAGTGGAAAAGGCTTTATATCCATTTGTGCGGCCCGTGGACAGGGAGTAACCATGATTTTAGAAAAATAA
- a CDS encoding TetR/AcrR family transcriptional regulator, whose translation MSKAEKTKQHIIEKTATLFNTKGYISTSLSDITQATGLTKGSIYGNFENKDEVAIEVYKYNAGLLRKTLSRSFGEEYPKSVDKLHAFAAFYRKNWKFVFSNGGCPIMNAATEADDSFPALKTQVKRSFEQWMVKISATILEGQKNGEIDKKINAEQYASLFIMLIEGGILLSKTMGDQSFLNHALDKIAHMIDHELNILPS comes from the coding sequence ATGTCGAAGGCAGAAAAAACAAAACAGCACATCATCGAGAAAACAGCAACTCTTTTTAATACAAAGGGTTACATTTCCACATCGCTGTCAGACATTACGCAGGCAACCGGACTGACGAAAGGCAGTATCTATGGAAATTTTGAAAACAAAGATGAAGTAGCGATTGAAGTCTATAAATACAATGCCGGACTATTGAGAAAAACCCTTAGTCGTTCTTTTGGTGAAGAATATCCTAAATCCGTGGATAAGCTTCATGCTTTTGCAGCGTTTTACCGAAAAAACTGGAAGTTTGTATTTTCCAATGGCGGATGTCCAATAATGAATGCCGCCACAGAAGCAGATGATTCTTTCCCGGCTTTAAAAACTCAGGTTAAAAGATCCTTTGAACAATGGATGGTCAAGATATCAGCCACTATTCTGGAGGGACAAAAGAATGGGGAAATTGATAAAAAAATCAATGCTGAGCAATATGCCTCCTTATTTATTATGCTTATTGAAGGCGGAATCCTGCTTTCAAAAACAATGGGTGATCAAAGTTTTCTAAACCATGCTTTAGACAAAATTGCCCACATGATTGATCATGAACTCAATATTCTTCCATCATAA
- a CDS encoding OsmC family protein, producing the protein MRRNATAVWNGTIKEGKGHLTTQSTTLNQTQYSFNSRFADGVGTNPEELLAAAHAGCFTMKLDAELSQAGYNPEELKTTSVITLDPNIGKITKSELTLTAKVPGISEEEFQKFAKIAEEGCPVSAAFNFEITLNATLEN; encoded by the coding sequence ATGAGACGTAACGCAACAGCCGTTTGGAACGGTACCATCAAAGAAGGAAAAGGACACTTAACTACTCAAAGTACAACTTTAAATCAAACTCAATATTCTTTCAACAGCCGTTTCGCGGATGGTGTAGGAACAAATCCTGAGGAATTATTAGCAGCAGCTCATGCCGGATGTTTCACGATGAAACTAGATGCAGAGCTTTCACAGGCAGGATACAATCCTGAAGAGTTAAAAACAACTTCTGTAATCACTCTTGATCCTAATATCGGAAAGATTACAAAATCTGAGCTGACTTTAACGGCAAAAGTTCCGGGAATCTCAGAAGAAGAATTCCAAAAGTTTGCTAAAATTGCTGAAGAAGGTTGTCCGGTAAGTGCAGCATTCAACTTTGAAATTACATTGAATGCTACTTTGGAAAATTAA
- a CDS encoding helix-turn-helix domain-containing protein, with protein sequence MPQQLVFEDHYKRLGLEIFSGENLENFNGNHFRTDIKVFFIPSGYELTVDFNHYKTKKPSLFFLTNQHLSIQKGKDESVLLFYNRDFYCIQIHDKEVACDGLLFHNVFEIPFVELDPSETTLIKDLFQNIKDELEWKDSSAEEMIRTYVKQIIIRATRKWKKQNLDNETLRIPGNELDIFRDFSRHLEIHFREKHNVADYADLLHIAPKTLTHKFKNLNLDSPNQLIINRILLEAKRLLFYTDKPVKEIAYDLGYEDPAYFNRLFTNKTGNTPANFKKNYSSGKKYNI encoded by the coding sequence ATGCCACAACAACTTGTTTTTGAAGATCACTATAAAAGACTCGGATTGGAAATATTTTCAGGAGAAAATCTGGAGAATTTTAACGGGAATCATTTCAGAACTGATATCAAAGTATTTTTCATTCCTTCAGGATACGAACTTACGGTAGACTTTAATCATTATAAGACAAAAAAACCTTCACTTTTTTTCCTGACTAACCAGCATCTAAGCATCCAAAAAGGAAAAGATGAATCTGTTCTTCTTTTCTACAACCGCGATTTTTACTGCATCCAGATTCATGATAAAGAAGTTGCTTGTGATGGGCTGCTCTTTCATAATGTATTTGAAATCCCCTTTGTAGAACTTGATCCTTCCGAAACCACTCTTATTAAAGACCTCTTTCAGAATATTAAAGATGAACTTGAATGGAAAGATTCTTCTGCCGAAGAAATGATTAGAACCTACGTAAAACAGATTATCATCCGGGCTACCCGAAAATGGAAAAAACAGAATTTAGATAATGAAACACTCAGAATACCAGGTAATGAACTGGATATTTTCAGAGATTTCAGCAGACATCTGGAAATTCATTTCAGAGAAAAACATAATGTTGCAGATTATGCAGATCTGCTTCACATTGCCCCAAAAACCTTAACGCATAAGTTTAAAAATTTAAATCTGGATTCTCCCAATCAGTTGATCATCAACAGAATTTTATTAGAAGCAAAAAGGTTACTATTTTATACAGATAAACCTGTAAAAGAAATTGCTTATGATCTGGGCTATGAAGATCCTGCCTATTTCAACCGTCTTTTTACCAACAAAACAGGAAATACGCCTGCTAATTTTAAGAAAAATTACTCCTCGGGAAAAAAGTACAATATTTAA